Within the Miscanthus floridulus cultivar M001 chromosome 17, ASM1932011v1, whole genome shotgun sequence genome, the region ATAACAGCAGTAATAATACtgagaattaattaattaattaaacagATTAAGCTAATCCAGCTGATTCCGACGAGCACTTCGTTACGTTGTTGCACTGCATCTGGagttagtagtagtgctttttttTGCCCtcctttttccctttttttttctgGTTCATTCACGGTCGAGAAGTCGAAATCAGACGCGATTCTTGACTGGCGCCCCGGCTGCCTGCGCCGCccgcgcggcggccggcggccttggcggcagcggcggcgccccTGTTCTTGCCCTTCTTCTTGGGGTGCGCGGACCCGGGCGTGGACCGCGGGATGAACACGCCGGTGCCCTTGCTGCCGCACTGCTGCAGCTgctgccacgccgccgccgccccggcgTAGCCTGCACCGTGGTGGTACAACGCGTAGGCCGGTGGCGCCAGCAACGACGACGCGCCCCAATCCTGCTGCTGCGACGGCACATGGGCGCCGCGCGATGATGCGAACCCCTGCatgcagatttttttttctttttttggttagAGAAGAGCCAATCCAATCCAATCAATCCAGGCCGCTAATTAGCTGGCGGTTCGTGTCGAGGCCTCGCACCGTCGCACATGATGTGATGCGATCATGGCAaagttttatttataaaaatctaTGAAATGAAAAAACAATGGAAATCGATCGTGGCCGATAGCTGTATCAACTACTCGTAGATAGCATCAGTAGCCGGGCGGGAACATGACGGGTGACCACTTGCGTGCATGCAAAGATTTGGGCACCGGATCTTGTCACAGATCGATCGAGCTGCCCGGCCGGATCGGAGAGGATTAATTAAACAACAACACCGTTCGTTCATCATGATAGTACTGCTGCTAGCTAGCAACAGCGACGCCCGGCACGGGtcgcatgcatgatgcatggcaTGATGAGGTGTTGTGTGCAAGCAATGCTAATAAAGGTTGCCCCAAGCCTCGAAGCAACATCCATCGCCACTTGACTCGACGACGACGGATCCCATGTTGCCATGCCATGCAAATACGCTAATACGCGTGGATCAATTATCGTTGCATTGCAAGGGTATACTACTACTAATAAAAAGTTTTGGAGCCACGTCCGCAAGTGGTTAGTCTTGGCAGTCATGTAGGTAGGGTAGTGATGACAACGATCGAGTGTAGTTAGTTAACTTGTTAGTCGAGTGCTTAGGAGCCACGCTAATTAATACTCCTAGTATAGTACTACAATTAATAGCCGTGTGCGTACGGGGACAGGGAGCATGCATATAATCAAGCGGTGCGCCGGCTGTGTTCGGCTGGTAAAGAAGTCGGCtggttcggcttatttttttagccggaacagtatttttctctcacaatatttcagtaTGAACATTATTTTCCAGCATGAACTGTCATCataaacagtaaataatccatacCAACCGGACACTCGCCTGTGCACGTCACGGGCCTGGGTGCTGAGGCCCGCCTGGTCGGGCTAGCTCACGCCTCGCACAAAATTAGCTGTTCCAATCCATCTCCTGTACTGGTGTCATTGACTAAGTGTGATCAACTCATCGATCGGTAGGAGTATGTATTAGTAGTAGATAGCATGGTACTGCTACTGTACTCCACTGCCAGAACTATGTGCCACCCATGACTACATATAATACGGCCGACGCCGGAATTTCACATGAACCGGAAGATTCTCTCCAGATTTAAGGCCTTGTTAGATCCTCTCCCTAaacaggggcggatccaacggtgaGGCGGGgcgggctcaagcccccctacccataccgAAACAGTGAAACCTTCTGTGGAGCCTCTATGAATTTTTAGGTAAatttctatagtgtagggggactgagacttaagatcgagcattAGTGTTATTCAGCCCctgaaatatttcctggatccgccgctgtccctaaagtttacttcctatctgcctccttatcatgtcagatgtgtgacacatgcatagagtattaaatatagactaaaaaaataactaattgtacggattgtgactaatttacgagacgaatttttaagcctaactaggtcatgatttgacaatgttgtgctacagtaaacatatgctaatgatgaattaattaggcttaataaatttgtctcgtggattaccggcagattatgtaatttgtttttttattaatatccgaacaccctATACGACACCTTCATGTGACACCCGATATGATATCTCGACTTTAGAgcctgaatttaaacaccacgTCAGTCACTGGATTTTCTATACGATTTTTCAGCTGGGTCCTCTTCCAAATAGGTTTGCTGAGGCTGGTGGGCGGTGGCGGGCAGCAGAGTTTGGCGGCAGCATTTGTACTAGTACCTCCAAAATGGTCAATTTCCCACAAATAGGTGTTCAATACTATAATCTCTCGCTAATTCAAACGACTACTGCTTACTACCATTTACGAAAGATACAGCTGCACTTATTGGGAGTATCGGCGAGTAGCTCTAGTTCCGTACGCTGCCTGCCTTAATGCTTATCCTCCTAAAATCCTGCGCGTATGCACATGCGCAAGTGTCCTGTAGATACTCGATACTCCAGGTACGCGTGGTGTTCGGATGCTACAGTACTAATTACTCCGAGGCCCCTACAACTAGTTGGCCACTGCACAACTAGACCAGCATGATCGAGACGCCCTCTTCTTCTACTTCTCCTTGATGGATTGAGTTGTTCTTGCTCCGCTTTGTATTGGGTGAGCGGAACGAACGGCCACGCCGTTTGGTGAGGTTGTGTGCAATTGCAGCCATGTGCTGGGGTTTGATTTCAGCTGGTTTTCAAGTTGCAACAGCCAACTACCTACCGAGAAGCTCCGAGACCGCAGGCAACAGAAGCTATGGCTTCGCCTGGGCCTGACCCACCCACTCTGACGAGCACACGTGCATGCACATGCTTGATTGAAGGAGACGACGAGGAGGGGAGGGAACTGATCGAGGCTCACCGGgaggggcgcggcggcggcggaggcggggatgaactgcgcggcggcggcgaagtCCGCGCCGCCCTCGTCGTCGTCGGTGATGAGCAGCGATATCCGCTTGCTGAGCTCGGCGAAGAACACGTCGTCCTCCAGcatcgtctccacctccatcttggtcttcttcttccttcctgaCGCTAGCTGCTCAGGCCCCGAAGCTGTGCTGTGCTGCGCTGACTGCCGCGGCTGCGAGCGAGCTCGGAGAGCTGCGCGCGGCGGCAATGGAGGAGACGGGCAGAGAGGAGAGAGGGCTTTGCGTTATGTCGCGGCGGCTGGCCTCTGGCTGGCGCTGCGCTCGGACGAAGGGGCCGGCGCTTTAACAGCCAGGCCCGTGTCATCAGTTTGAGGGGGCTGGGGGTGGGGCCCGGCAGAGCAGCTGGCCCAATCCCTGCTCGGAAAGGTCATGGGCCCCACGAATGTggggggcgcggcgcggcgcggtccCTGCACATGTTCGCAATCCGCTCCGTTCTCGCCGCGGTCCAGTACAGTCAGTGCGCGCCCTCATCCCCGCCACGGGacgaggccccacatgtcagatgatAGCTTTTTTGTTCCCTGTGTTCATGTGTTGTGAGAAGTGGAGTGAGAGTTGAGTTGTGCCCAGAGAGCTTCTCGCAGTTGCGGTTGCTAGTTGCTACGACTGAGCCCCTATATGCGGCCCGACATGGCTGATAGTAGGCCGGTTGCTCGGATCAGACGAGTTTGAACCGCAACCGCTCGTTGTCTGTCGTCTGATCTTTGGCCGCTGGAGGGGGCATTATGCTACGCATGAGCATCAGAGCATGACCGGAATGGGATCGCATGATGACCATTTCGATTAGTACTAGCAGCAACCTTCGCTGGGAAGCAAACCATATGCGCGCCGGCGCGTACACACTACACCGGCATGAGTGCATGGCATTAACGACTCGCCATGGATGTCCTCTCCAAGGGCGGGTGGGTGGTCTGGCTGGGTCCGGCATTATCCCCTGCCGAGCTCGAGCAGATCAGGTGAAAAAAAAGCGGATGAGGCTGCTCCGGCGCGGAGTCGGCCACCGAAGCGAACCCCAGGCAGAGGCAGCCAGCCGTCGTGGAACCCGCGATCGGGGCCCGGGATCTCCGCTGCCCACATGGCCCGATGAGCGATGGGCGATGGCCGCTAGCGCCAGGGTGGCCTCACGGAGGTGTCCAGATCGGGCACCGCATGCCGCTCGCGGTCCTTCCTCTTCCGCCCGGGAGGACGTGGGACCCTTCGTTCTCTTGGGCTTATAAATCatacttttttttttaattaatgaataatatttttctcttgtaATAAATAAACTAACAGTTTCGGTCGTCACTTATCAGCCTGACCAACATATTCGTTGTTCTGTTCCTCATCAGACATCAGCGGCATGTTCTCGTAGGCCAACCCGCGCACTGACACAATCAACTGTTGCGAAACAAAAAGGCGCCGTGTCACGTCCAGCAAGTACTGGTGGTACTGAGCGGGCTCGATCGATGCACTGATTGGCAGCCGAGGTGGTGCTAATTATTGGCAGCCGAGGTGGTGCTAAATGGCTACTCCCTCGGTCCAGCGAAGAATACGAATACATGTCGCGGGGGAGCAAAAAGTAGTCTACGTTTAATTAAATTTCTAGTAAATACTATTTATATTTATGTtctaaaataatttattataaaaatatattttataattattctaataatatttattttatatcataagtattaatattttttatttataattgattGAACTTAAAATATAAAATTATAATACTGTGCATTGTTTACTATACCGAGGGAGTACATGGAATGGAATCACCGCTAGGACCCGAGGCACACGACGAATCTTAGGCCAGAATCGCTGGAAATTCACCGGGCACCTGTCGTCCTCACGGGCTCCCGCCACAGTGGTTGCCATCACCGCGCTCGGATCGGTTGGCTTGGTCTGGTCGATCCTATCCGTAACGGGATGGATTCCGATAGGCGGGTGAGTAAAAACTGAAGGGAGCCGGGGGCAGGCACAGGCAGAGGCGCCGCGCGCTCCACGTCGACCCGCTGGGGAGGTCAGCATCCGATGTGGAGCTGGGGGCGCATTCCCCGTAGCAGGCCACCACCCGCTTCACCAGCCAGCCAGGGACCACTTCGACCAGCGAGCGGGCGGTTGTGTGGCTGCGCGCGCGCTCGCTCGCTGGTTGGACAGCCAACGCGCGCCGGGGGCCGCTCGTTGTATACGGCAGCCGCTGCGGCGGGGCGGGTGCCGACGAGGTACAAGTAGCAGGAATGCAGGATGGCTGCGCGGCTAGCTACTTGACCGTgaccggcgacggcgacggcgacggggagCCAGCCGTCAGCACATCAGAGCGGTAACATGCGTTCCGCTCCGCGTACGGATCGCCGGTGTCGTCTACTAACAGGAAGAGCTGTCAGTGACGGGGTGACAGGTGCGTGCTGCCGAGTGACGAGCGCACGTCCGTGCTGCGCCCCATCCGCTGCTGGATGCTGCTCCAGCTATCCCGTGCGGTTCGTGGTGTTCCTCAGCGTTTCGTCGGGCGCCACATCGTCGGTCCGGTGGTCGGCAGCGCAGAATTTCATTTCAAAACGTTGCCTTGCCGAGGAATGTGCAATTTTTTGTGTGCCAATGGAGAGTTCAGAGTTTCCTGAAAATGACGTGCTTTTTTGTGCGCACTGCGGATGTCGTATTTCCCGTACCAAAGCTACGGATGCAGGATGCATGTTACACCGTCTGCAGATAATACCctttcttaggccctgtttgcttATCTAGAAAATGCTTCCCAGTTAAACTGCACAAATAAAGTAAAAACGCAATCAAAATGAACTAGTTTGATTCACTTTGTACTTTTTAGTATAAATAATATTAGTAGGAATAAATGCGTCTGGAATAAGCTAAAAAAATATGTCATTTGGTTGATGATTTCAGCTTATTTTGATCATAAACGGATTATAAACTATACCAAACAGAAGCACGAGAAGATGACTTTTCATTTTATACACTAATAGTCTGTGTCAACAATCTAAATACATTCCAAGTCGCTCTCTTAAAACCGATGTACGAGGAGATGTCTTTTCGTTTAGTACTTTCTAATAATAATACATGCCAACAGTCTAAATACTTATTCCAAGGTTGAATTATGTTTGGCCGTGTGTTACCGTGTCTTTTGAATCTGCGAAAAAAATTTAAACAAGTTCCTTTATACATGTTTCCCAAAGGGACACAAGTAGGGTTGGTACAAGCTGACCCACCATTGTAACCTTTTTTGGTTTTCGATACTTCCTCcatcaaaaaaatatatataattataagaTCATGTTAGTCAAATAAActcaaatttatagtaaatagtactaAAATTTAtgctctaaataagtttattataaaaaatacatttcataattaatctaaggtacttattttgtattataaaagattagtattttttgtatagttttggtcaaagtttaaatcatttgatttataaaaaacgagaattgtattttttttctttgacgGAGAGATTACATTCAAACAATCTGCTTATCTCATAACACTGTACAAGCGGCTTATAAAGATGGACGGTGCTATTCAAATGGCACATACAGCGacgaacttatcagccggcttatcagctagaatccacagtatttttctctcacaacaaatcagctagctttaataccagccgaacaggcccagtCAATACGGTAACACGTCAGCATGACGAAGCTGCCTCCCACGCACCATATCAGCTCACTATTCAAACTTCAATGTCCAGCAAATGGAAAAGCAGAGACAAACGAAGCTAGAATAAAGATGTTGGGACGATTGAGTTATAATCATGCAATTTCGGTTTTCCACGTAGACACGGAAATATGATGAAAAAGAACATTAATTATGCCAAAACTTTGGTGGTACTGAACTAGTTATATGCTTACACCGAAACTTTGGTTTTGATTCACTGAatgatccaaaaaaaaaaaaaaatcaacatccGTTGTAGTACCTCTATCcctaaaagaatgcaactataggTTGCGGGCTACTTTAAGTGCTTCATGTTTGATCAAGTTTTTAGTAAATAATATTCACATTTATaactccaaattaatttattatgaaaatacatttcgtgattaatctaatgatatttattttatcaacaacaacaacaacaacaacaacaacaaagcctttaagttccaaacaagttggggtaggctagagttgaaacccagtagaagcaatcaaagttcaggcacgtgaatagctgttttccaagcactcatatctaaggctaagtctttgggtatattccattctTTCAAatcttcttttattgcctctacccaaatcaacttcggtcttcctctacttcTCTCCACGTTAccatcctggcttaggattccactacgtatcggtgcctctggaggtctccgttggacatgtctcaaccggtgttggacaagcttttcttcaattggagGTACCCCtgatctatcacgtatatcatcgttctgaactcgatcccttcttgtatgaccgcaaatccaacgcaacatacgtatttccgcaacacttatctgttgaacatgtcgccttttcataggccaacattctgcaccatacaacatagcaggtctaatcgccgttctataaaacttgccttttaacttctgtggtacccttttgtcacataggacaccagatgcttggcgctacttcatccaccctgctttgattctatggctaacatcttcatcaatatccccgtctctctgtagcattgatcctaaatatcaaaatgtATCCTTCCtatgcactacttgaccttctaaactaatatcttactcctcccgagtagtagtgcccaagtcacatctcatatagtCAGTTTTagtatatttattttatattcagcctattcgcttgttggtttcagccagggcttatcagccagctaacagtgttttcctctcacaacaaaccagcaccagccgggcttatcagcccagaaaccaaccagcaaacgGGCCGATTATAAATATCTATACTTTTTTATCTATGGTCAAAGGTGATATACTAAAACATGATACTATTtcagaattgtatttttttaagggacggagggagtacttcacAAAGAGATAGGCAAAACTTTACGACAAAGTAATATGATCCAAGGTAAATATGTATGGCACATTAAATGATAACTCCAAGTGGATCTTGCATGTTCTTTATCTTCAAAAAGCTTATACCACAAGAAtctgcagcctgttcggttggctatttcgtatcgttgctggttcgtaaagaagtactgctggctggtttgtgtgagagaaaaatactgttccagctaaaaatttacgatcgtttacgacaagccacagccaaacgaacaggctgctggGCTATGGGAGCAGACCAccagtttcattcatattttttTAGTACGTATCAGGGGTGGGTGGGGCTACTTACTGCACACAAAACATCAACTACTGTAGTTGTCTAGATGGCACATAGCCTATCAACTATCAAGTTCATTACAAAAATTGTGTACAGATGCAACAGGTCAATGGAAGGATCAAACGATATCTAAGCTGGGTTCAGGAGCAGTGGAGCACTAGTGAACTTTACACCTTTCAGCGCAGCAGATGACCTAAACACAATTTGACTTTACACACCAATGCTTTTTGTTCAAATTTACCTGAAACACAGCGTACCACTTTAACTCCAGATTCCAGATAGATGGTCAACCACATGTCAATTGAGTTGTACCCTGGTTGATATATAAGCAGTACACAAAATGTTACAGTAATAAATGTGGAAAAACACGCTTTGTTATGCTCACAGAACTATCATGCAACTACTAGGATTTACTACCAGATACATTGGCCAGAAACATCACCGAGATACTTCCCTGAAAACGAAAGAAATTGCAACATCACAGTACAAGTAAAATGTGAAGGACAACGACGGGCATGGAACATGGAAAGGCAAGTCTATGTCAAGCAAAGCATAAAGATGACAATTGACCAGGGTAAAAAAACGTGTAAAATTAGCTTTGTCAAGGCACAAAACTATGACAAGGTAGTTTTCAGATGCAGTGTTctaatatactccctctgtcccaaaaagaGTGTCGTTTTTGCTATGAATCTTGACAAATGTTTGTCCATGTTCATAGCAAAAACGATActcttttgggacggagggagtactataaCAAGAGCGATCAAATGCCAAATGAAGGTCTTCACAGTTCATTTCTAGACCACGTCATCACAAGTTCACAACCATCAACAGAACTATACACTTCAAGATCGATGTTGTTACAGGATTATGGGCAATTACATAACATAGTGCAGCAGCAATgataccagcaaactctccattaTGGCTCAGCACTTCTAACTTTGATCTCCATTAGTTTTTCAACAGGCTGTCTGCATATTGGGCATTTATTTGTCTGAAATCGTAGAGTTTTTGCACATTCACTGCATAAACACTGGATAAGAAAGGAACAATCAGACAAAACCTAAGGTAACAAAAGCTAGATCTAGAAGATAAAAGGCACATACAGCAAATCATGTACTTACCAAATGTCTACAAGGCATAACAGCAGTGTCTCTTGGTTCTGTCAAGCAGATAACACATTCCTTCCCCGTGTCATCAGCATCAGCATCGGCAACATCTGATTCAGTGGAGTTGACCATACCAAAAATTTCCTGTAGCTCATACCTCATGCCATCAATCCACAAGATTTGCTTCACAACTTTAACTTGAAGGTCGTTGTTATGCTTCTCCAAAACAGCAAGAGTAATCTGTGCGCGAGTGGAGTTTACTGACGGGCCACCTTCCTCTGGAGATGGATATGCTTCTGCATAAACAACAAGTGGGAACACTTCCCCTGACGAACTTGAAAGCTCATCCAGAGAAAAGAATCCCAAGTCAACACCAGACCCAGAGGGCTGGATAAACCTTTGGGCCAACCCTTTCTCGAAGGGTATCTTTGTTGGCGTCTGTAATTCTGGGTATATTGAAGAAAAACTACAATCCTTTCCTTCCTTGGCAAAGTAATATATAGTCACACTGCAAAAGATATGGACAAGTTCAAGTGTCAACTGATGTTAAATGGTAACTAAACACTCATAATAATAGGATAGCAATGTCTAGGATGACTAGGCAGCTACACACAGCTGCAAACCGCCAAGTTTAGGGGGGGTTGCTGCGCTAGACAGTCAAAGAAAGTCCTCGACAACCTAAAAGAAAATGACAACTAAGTCGTTTTGGATGGCAACTAGCATGACTAGGCAGGCATACTGGCAATGGAGATTGAAGTTGCTTCCTCAAAAAGAAAATGGAGACTGGTGTTGCATGCATGGCAAAATTTTCAGCTGCTGCCACATGCCCCTTCTGCCTAAAAGTTTAGGCTTTAAGCACAACTGGTTGAGCTAATTAGGACTACAAAAAGTAAACGTAAACGATTTTACGCAGTACCTGACGGCTGCAACTTCGTGCTCAGCAGCTAGAGCTAGTAAGAAGCATGGATACTCTTTAAATATAGCTATTTATAGCATCTACTATCTAGGTAAGTAGGTGGACATTGTTGAGCACTTGAGCCCTTGATCCCTTGGAATTTTCTAGTAAAATGCCATTTTTTTAAGAATTGCAAAAGGTTTCATCCATGCTGCACTAGTTTGAAAGGGAAATGATGTGTGATTTTTCTAAAGAAACATTTGTCAGTAGTCTCCTAAACAATTGCTAGGAGCTGGTAGCCAACCAGCTACATGTCCAATGCCAAATTTGATTTTTCTATCAAAATTTCAACAATCTAACTAAAAAACCTGCCTAGCAGTAACAACAGGATTTTGAGCACTGGTTGCAGTAATATTATAAACAAAAATGTGGTGGTTACTGTGTTTGAACATGAAGTCGTGTGATTTGTAGttcagattgcaaaaaattttaaGCTAGGAATAACAAACATATGATAAACCTGACTAcctgag harbors:
- the LOC136516570 gene encoding uncharacterized protein, with amino-acid sequence MEVETMLEDDVFFAELSKRISLLITDDDEGGADFAAAAQFIPASAAAAPLPGFASSRGAHVPSQQQDWGASSLLAPPAYALYHHGAGYAGAAAAWQQLQQCGSKGTGVFIPRSTPGSAHPKKKGKNRGAAAAAKAAGRRAGGAGSRGASQESRLISTSRP
- the LOC136516731 gene encoding probable E3 ubiquitin-protein ligase LUL3, giving the protein MGASSSRRRRDDYYPPPHHYSSYPPPPPPPHHHHHQHPPPPPPPPHHRPPPPPPPSSYYYHPHPPPPHAYHGSWHPAPAPPPQPQPPALTGPPPEFVEHQQAQKVKNYVNLHKDTIRVVPDDADPERRLVAFTFDAITDGSVTIYYFAKEGKDCSFSSIYPELQTPTKIPFEKGLAQRFIQPSGSGVDLGFFSLDELSSSSGEVFPLVVYAEAYPSPEEGGPSVNSTRAQITLAVLEKHNNDLQVKVVKQILWIDGMRYELQEIFGMVNSTESDVADADADDTGKECVICLTEPRDTAVMPCRHLCLCSECAKTLRFQTNKCPICRQPVEKLMEIKVRSAEP